In Clostridium sp. JN-1, one genomic interval encodes:
- a CDS encoding acetyl-CoA hydrolase/transferase C-terminal domain-containing protein, with amino-acid sequence MSWEELCKDKIVSAKEAVSKIKSGDRVVLGPAVAEPLELVRAMVENKEQYRNVEIVHMLAMGESPYAQPGMEKYFNYNSFFVGKKTRDAVNSGRADYTPCFFYELPKLFKEGYLPVDVALIELSVPDKHGFCSFGVSNVYAKAGAECAKIVIAEINENMPRVMGDSFIHVSQIDYMVKVSYPIPEIKPAKIGDVEKAIGKYCASLIDDGSTLQLGIGGIPDAVLLFLKDKKDLGLHTEMLSDGVVELVKSGVITNKKKALHPGKAIASFCMGSKALYDFIDNNPMVEAYPVDYVNDPTVIMQNSKMVSINSCVEVDLMGQVCAESIGTTQISSVGGQIDFIRGTSMAKDGKSIIAMTSTAAKGKVSKIVPFLKTGTPITTSRNDVQYIVTEYGIAQLKGKTLKQRAKALINIAHPNFKKELIDSYEKRFNCKYEE; translated from the coding sequence ATGAGTTGGGAAGAATTATGTAAAGATAAAATTGTAAGTGCAAAAGAAGCTGTATCTAAGATAAAATCTGGAGACAGAGTGGTTTTAGGACCTGCTGTTGCAGAACCATTGGAATTAGTTAGAGCAATGGTAGAAAATAAAGAACAATATAGGAATGTAGAAATAGTTCATATGTTGGCCATGGGTGAAAGTCCATATGCACAGCCAGGTATGGAAAAATACTTTAACTATAATTCATTCTTTGTTGGTAAAAAGACTAGAGATGCAGTTAATTCTGGAAGAGCAGATTATACGCCTTGTTTCTTTTATGAGTTACCCAAACTATTTAAGGAAGGATATTTGCCTGTAGATGTTGCACTTATTGAATTAAGTGTACCAGATAAACATGGATTCTGTAGTTTTGGAGTATCAAATGTTTATGCTAAAGCTGGAGCAGAATGTGCTAAAATTGTAATTGCAGAAATAAATGAAAATATGCCAAGGGTTATGGGAGATTCATTTATACATGTATCTCAAATAGATTATATGGTAAAGGTTTCTTATCCAATACCAGAAATAAAACCAGCTAAAATAGGAGACGTAGAAAAAGCAATAGGAAAGTATTGTGCATCCTTAATTGATGATGGTTCAACCCTTCAACTTGGTATAGGTGGTATTCCAGATGCAGTGCTTTTATTCCTAAAAGATAAAAAAGATTTAGGTCTGCATACAGAGATGTTATCTGATGGAGTAGTTGAATTAGTAAAATCTGGGGTTATTACAAACAAGAAGAAGGCTCTTCATCCTGGTAAAGCAATTGCATCATTTTGCATGGGAAGCAAAGCATTATATGATTTTATAGATAATAATCCGATGGTTGAAGCATATCCAGTAGACTATGTAAATGATCCTACAGTTATAATGCAAAATTCTAAAATGGTATCTATAAATTCTTGTGTTGAAGTAGATTTAATGGGTCAAGTTTGTGCTGAAAGTATAGGTACAACACAAATAAGCTCAGTAGGTGGACAAATTGACTTTATAAGAGGAACTAGTATGGCTAAGGATGGAAAGTCAATTATTGCAATGACATCTACAGCTGCTAAAGGAAAAGTATCTAAAATAGTTCCATTTTTAAAGACAGGTACTCCTATTACAACATCAAGAAATGATGTTCAATATATAGTTACAGAATATGGTATTGCTCAGCTTAAAGGAAAAACTTTGAAACAAAGGGCTAAGG